In the Sebastes fasciatus isolate fSebFas1 chromosome 20, fSebFas1.pri, whole genome shotgun sequence genome, one interval contains:
- the nog3 gene encoding noggin-3: MDNPGWFWTVLVLVLVVSQCACQQTHYLVRPVPSDTLPVLDLQEDPDPLLDPQDQDLNQTELRSLLGGFDPLSMSLSPPEDSGTTEDLEDSGPGPTPRDLLRVLELRVLESEVQPGPGPGPGRRLLRRLQVLLRSGTGSGTGSWTGCALRESWTDLGIRFWPRYLKVGSCSRIRSCSVPEGMFCRPSRSRYRTVLRWSCTRRRRGGRGGLKGLKGLRCNWIRIHYPVITQCTCSCRDT, from the coding sequence ATGGATAACCCGGGTTGGTTCTGGACCGTGCTCGTGCTCGTGCTCGTGGTGTCTCAGTGCGCGTGCCAGCAGACCCACTACCTGGTCCGTCCCGTCCCCAGCGACACCCTGCCGGTCCTGGACCTGCAGGAGGATCCGGACCCGCTGCTTGACCCGCAGGACCAGGACCTGAACcagacggagctccgcagcctGCTGGGGGGGTTTGACCCGCTGTCCATGTCCCTGTCCCCTCCGGAGGACTCGGGGACCACAGAGGACCTGGAGGACTCCGGACCGGGACCAACCCCCAGAGACCTCCTCCGGGTCCTGGAGCTCCGGGTCCTGGAGTCTGAGGTCCAgcccggtcccggtcccggtcccggtAGGAGGCTGCTGCGGCGGCTGCAGGTTCTGCTCCGGTCCGGTACCGGGTCCGGTACCGGGTCCTGGACCGGCTGCGCGCTGCGGGAGTCCTGGACCGACCTGGGGATCCGGTTCTGGCCTCGCTACCTGAAGGTGGGCAGCTGCTCCAGGATCAGGTCCTGCTCGGTCCCTGAGGGGATGTTCTGCAGACCCAGCAGGTCCCGGTACCGGACCGTGCTGCGCTGGAGCtgcacgaggaggaggagaggggggagggggggtctGAAGGGTCTGAAGGGTCTGAGGTGTAACTGGATCCGGATCCACTACCCGGTCATCACCCAGTGCACCTGCTCCTGCAGAGACACCTGA